In Spirosoma aureum, a single genomic region encodes these proteins:
- a CDS encoding alpha/beta fold hydrolase, translated as MEHTFIETGGLRLHVVQTGPVDGPLVMLLHGFPEFWYGWRHQMDNLADAGFRVWVPDQRGYNLSDKPADIGSYTIDTIAADVIGLIEAAGRQKAILVGHDWGAAVAWWTAVLYPERIERLVVMNVPHPVVMKKFARRDLGQMLRSWYIGFFQLPWLPEQILRFDNWYFLERTLRSSSRAGTFTDEEIQQYKAAWSQPGAARAMINWYRSALQSPMSRQSTIGVTVPTLLIWGVQDRFLKREMAQLSIDLCTKGRVEFLENATHWVQHEEANRVNELIKTG; from the coding sequence ATGGAGCATACATTTATTGAAACAGGTGGTTTACGACTGCATGTCGTTCAGACAGGGCCGGTCGATGGGCCGCTTGTGATGCTGTTGCATGGCTTTCCGGAGTTTTGGTATGGATGGCGTCACCAGATGGATAACCTGGCAGACGCTGGTTTCCGGGTCTGGGTACCCGATCAACGGGGCTATAACCTCAGCGATAAGCCAGCGGATATTGGCTCCTATACTATTGATACAATAGCTGCCGATGTGATTGGGCTGATTGAGGCAGCAGGCCGGCAAAAAGCAATTCTTGTCGGCCATGACTGGGGAGCCGCTGTAGCCTGGTGGACCGCCGTTCTCTATCCGGAACGGATTGAACGGCTGGTTGTCATGAATGTTCCACATCCAGTCGTGATGAAGAAATTTGCCCGCCGTGATTTGGGGCAGATGCTACGAAGCTGGTATATCGGATTCTTTCAATTGCCCTGGCTACCTGAACAGATACTTCGGTTTGATAATTGGTATTTTCTGGAACGAACCCTGCGAAGTAGCAGTCGAGCCGGAACGTTCACCGATGAGGAAATTCAGCAGTATAAAGCAGCCTGGTCGCAGCCTGGTGCTGCCAGAGCAATGATTAACTGGTATAGATCTGCTTTGCAAAGCCCAATGTCACGTCAGTCTACCATTGGTGTTACCGTTCCGACGTTACTCATCTGGGGTGTTCAAGATCGATTTCTAAAACGGGAAATGGCCCAGTTGAGTATCGATCTCTGCACGAAGGGTCGTGTCGAATTTCTCGAAAATGCTACACACTGGGTTCAGCATGAAGAAGCGAACCGGGTGAATGAGTTGATAAAAACTGGGTGA